In a single window of the Bactrocera dorsalis isolate Fly_Bdor chromosome 2, ASM2337382v1, whole genome shotgun sequence genome:
- the LOC125776158 gene encoding uncharacterized protein LOC125776158, with the protein MRLDPVSIPRFDGKPTSWLAFKDLFEPMVHNRTDLDPAYKLGKLRQCVDQESVPMIGGLYTGGYHEVWSELKRRYDNPRLLAETHVQIFLDLPNNPPEASNTLRSIVDCVRNSFRALAVMDIPVHHWDAIAVPVLLPKLPTTTRNEWGMCLTSVSIPKLEDLLLFLERRANNITVAPQTVSTQPLFRRFASRTVKAYVGATNNTQCTTATPANVGCPQCSGNHRLIRCLQIRNMQVPERWERVRSLAVCFNCLRSGHTVRQCSSGACSFCQQGHNTLLCRRTGTRPVENIADTSVSSSSAASVTTPSSTLKIN; encoded by the coding sequence ATGCGACTGGATCCGGTATCAATTCCACGATTTGACGGAAAACCAACGAGTTGGTTGGCATTCAAGGACCTATTTGAACCGATGGTTCATAATCGAACTGACCTGGATCCTGCATATAAGTTGGGTAAGCTACGCCAGTGTGTCGATCAAGAAAGTGTTCCGATGATTGGAGGTTTATATACCGGTGGCTACCACGAGGTGTGGTCCGAGCTAAAACGCCGTTATGATAATCCTCGCCTCCTGGCAGAAACACACGTGCAGATCTTTCTTGATCTACCGAACAACCCACCAGAGGCTTCGAATACGCTGCGATCGATCGTTGATTGTGTGCGCAATTCATTTCGTGCACTTGCCGTGATGGACATTCCAGTGCACCACTGGGATGCGATAGCAGTTCCTGTACTTTTGCCCAAGTTACCAACAACAACGCGAAATGAATGGGGAATGTGCCTCACATCCGTGAGCATACCGAAGTTGGAAGATTTGCTGCTATTTCTCGAACGACGTGCCAACAACATTACCGTTGCACCACAAACCGTTAGCACACAACCGTTGTTTAGGCGTTTCGCCTCTCGTACAGTTAAGGCGTACGTGGGCGCCACGAATAATACTCAATGTACAACCGCCACCCCCGCCAATGTTGGTTGCCCTCAGTGCTCAGGTAATCATCGTCTAATAAGGTGTCTTCAGATTCGAAACATGCAAGTCCCTGAACGCTGGGAACGTGTAAGGAGTTTAGCAGTATGTTTCAATTGTCTACGATCAGGACATACCGTCCGCCAGTGTTCTTCTGGTGCATGCTCGTTTTGTCAGCAAGGGCATAACACGCTACTTTGCCGACGTACAGGTACAAGACCTGTGGAAAATATAGCGGATACAAGTgtatcatcatcatcagcagcTTCGGTAACAACGCCTAGCTCtacattaaaaattaactaa
- the LOC125776159 gene encoding uncharacterized protein LOC125776159, translating into MGGLMNAVHYATSDLRTPGQIRVEGIGTNAATYTKGSTTVRLRSLVDETFSMQFEVYILPTITTMTPICKVDSSPWDHLSGLQLADPTFGTSAKIDLLIGADIWPALIADGIAAGLHDEPCALCTRLGWVVFGPVMVNTPNHLTHTLTVSKCIGDQQLDKLLQRFWQVEDNGPADELSVDSCERIFIDTVRRTASGRYSVQIPFLPNAPVLGDSYQAARRQFFHLERKLAGDPELRDKYITFMQEYIALGHMHPVEDDCFDPTQCYYIPHHAVTGKFRVVFNASTTSGVSLNDTQFSGPQLQDNLIDILHRFRRYRIAITVDVKKMFRQVEINPLHRKWQRILWRESPVEPLRSFELATVTYGMTSSPYNAIRSLRQCAVDNYNIVEDENRASRARNRWILRRRLLYLESFDSLLEAVSCAHDVNTILRQGHFILDKWNSNCTKALHAITDPEKSEVEIELCDSNATVLDLHWNPLSDELFFKVRIEDSHTLPKKRSILSPAVVLAKMFIQTLWRKDLNWDTPLPVELQDQWLEFRNGLEELTRIRVPRWFGMSPHAFCTLHGFCDASSKAYAAVIYVNSGAQGDYSNMTLVTAKTKVAPVQEITIPRLELCAAHLLVFTLRHVQKALRLDNVPYTLWSDSTIVLHWIHKQPSVLKQFVGNRVAYIQAHTKVECWRHIRSEYNPADCASRGITPASLLHHPLWWTGPPSRYICIENDPVVPELTEEQLQAQTLECQPFRTLITTRQDDHQCLMTSSNGHRIPLIEKFSILSRVLNTTARLRRFLPRYKGQRSNIVTAEEYEWALLLTVKQAQG; encoded by the exons ATGGGAGGCCTTATGAATGCCGTGCATTATGCGACATCGGATCTCAG AACTCCGGGGCAGATCCGAGTAGAAGGTATAGGCACCAATGCAGCCACGTACACAAAGGGTTCCACAACTGTGCGATTGAGATCCCTCGTTGACGAGACTTTCTCGATGCAATTTGAAGTCTACATCCTACCAACGATTACGACTATGACACCAATCTGCAAGGTCGACTCCTCCCCCTGGGATCACCTTTCTGGACTCCAGCTTGCCGATCCAACATTTGGTACTTCTGCCAAAATTGATCTACTTATTGGCGCAGATATTTGGCCCGCTTTAATTGCCGATGGGATTGCTGCGGGACTCCATGACGAACCGTGCGCGCTCTGTACCCGCCTCGGTTGGGTTGTGTTTGGCCCTGTGATGGTCAATACTCCAAATCATTTGACGCATACTCTAACTGTCAGTAAATGTATAGGCGATCAGCAACTGGATAAACTACTGCAGAGGTTCTGGCAGGTTGAGGACAATGGTCCTGCCGACGAACTCTCGGTAGACTCTTGTGAACGGATTTTCATTGACACTGTACGTCGCACGGCGAGTGGACGCTATAGTGTACAAATACCGTTTCTTCCGAATGCTCCAGTGTTAGGAGATTCATATCAAGCAGCGCGCCGTCAGTTTTTTCATCTTGAGCGAAAATTAGCTGGTGACCCTGAACTTCGCGACAAATACATCACGTTTATGCAAGAGTACATAGCACTCGGTCATATGCATCCCGTGGAAGACGATTGCTTCGACCCGACGCAATGCTATTACATACCCCATCATGCGGTGACAGGGAAATTTCGTGTGGTATTCAACGCGTCAACCACGAGTGGAGTGTCATTGAACGACACTCAGTTTTCGGGACCACAGCTGCAAGACAATTTGATTGATATTCTTCATCGGTTTCGACGTTATCGAATAGCTATAACAGTCGATGTCAAGAAGATGTTTCGACAGGTTGAGATCAACCCCTTGCATCGTAAATGGCAACGCATCTTGTGGCGGGAGTCACCAGTCGAACCACTACGTAGCTTCGAGTTGGCAACAGTAACGTATGGAATGACAAGCAGTCCATACAATGCGATCCGCTCCTTACGCCAATGTGCTGTAGATAACTACAACATTGTGGAGGACGAAAACCGGGCTTCTAGAGCAAGAAACAGATGGATTTTACGTCGACGACTATTATATTTGGAAAGTTTTGACTCTCTGTTGGAAGCTGTTAGTTGTGCTCATGATGTCAATACGATCCTTCGTCAAGGTCACTTCATTCTTGACAAATGGAATTCGAACTGCACCAAAGCACTTCATGCTATCACCGATCCAGAGAAATCTGAAGTAGAAATTGAATTATGCGATTCCAACGCCACTGTGTTAGACTTACATTGGAATCCGTTGAGCGATGAGCTGTTTTTTAAGGTGAGAATTGAGGACTCACATACACTACCAAAAAAGCGTAGTATCTTAT CGCCAGCTGTAGTTCTGGCCAAAATGTTCATTCAAACCCTGTGGAGGAAGGATCTTAACTGGGACACTCCCCTACCTGTAGAATTACAAGACCAGTGGCTCGAATTTCGAAATGGCCTTGAGGAACTAACGCGAATCCGTGTACCGCGTTGGTTTGGCATGTCACCTCATGCATTTTGTACACTTCATGGCTTCTGTGACGCTAGTTCGAAGGCGTATGCTGCGGTTATCTACGTGAATAGTGGCGCACAAGGAGATTATTCCAATATGACACTTGTTACTGCAAAAACCAAGGTGGCACCTGTGCAAGAGATTACTATACCACGCTTGGAACTTTGTGCTGCCCACCTGCTGGTATTCACTCTACGTCATGTGCAAAAGGCGCTCCGTTTAGACAACGTCCCTTACACACTCTGGAGTGATTCAActatcgttttacattggattcaTAAACAACCTTCAGTTTTGAAACAGTTCGTCGGTAATCGAGTTGCATACATCCAGGCCCACACCAAGGTAGAATGTTGGCGACACATTCGCTCCGAGTACAATCCGGCCGATTGTGCAAGTCGAGGAATTACGCCTGCAAGCCTTCTGCATCATCCGCTATGGTGGACAGGTCCACCTTCTCGTTATATATGCATCGAAAACGATCCAGTTGTGCCAGAACTAACGGAGGAGCAACTCCAGGCACAGACCCTAGAATGTCAACCTTTTCGTACTCTTATAACCACTCGCCAGGATGATCACCAATGTCTTATGACTTCCTCGAATGGTCACCGAATTCCTCTCATTGAGAAATTTAGCATACTTAGTCGTGTTCTCAATACAACAGCGCGATTAAGACGTTTTCTGCCACGTTACAAGGGTCAGAGGTCGAATATTGTGACAGCAGAAGAATACGAATGGGCTCTGCTCCTAACTGTTAAACAAGCTCAAG GTTAG